TATTATGAGCTTTTCCGAATGGATTCTTGTCATGGCGGATGATATCAAGTCCTCGCTTTCATGGACATGTCCCAACAGTGTCGCCTTATAGAATATCTTGTCATTGATTCTGACGTCTTCACGTCGTTCATCGGGAGGTTTCGCCTGGGTCTCAATGCTCAATCTTATGCCGGCCTTTGTCGATTCGATAACCTTTGCAAGAACCGAATCCCTGCCGTCAGAGACCTTGATCAGCTTTTCAGGCTCAATGTTGACGGGAGTACCCGGTTTGAATATGAATATATCTTCACCGATAATGCTGGTTATAATGCCTTCGATACTCTGGCCTGTAGCCGTATGCGCCGACAGCGGCATCCTGATATCCAACAGCTTGTCAATATTCATACTATTTTTTTATCGGCATGTGAGCCTTCAGATATTAACAAATTATTTCAAAACATTGTTTTTTTCCCCTTATTATGCAAGGTATAGGTCTTGTAATAGCGGTATTGTTGCGCTATTAAGAAGTTTTAAGGAGAAAATTGCCATGAAAGAGAAGTTTGACGAGACCGACTGGAAGATTATCGGACTGCTTGCCGCTGATGGAAGAACGACGGCAAAGACCATGTCAAAAAATCTGGGGCTTGCCGAAGCGACAATAAGAAACCGGCTTACAAAGCTTGCCAGGTCAAATCAGGTTAGAGTAGCAGGTCTTATCAATCCGGACTCATTCGAGGACAAGGTAGTTGCGCTTATTGCCCTTGAAGTGAAGGAAGTGGCAAACCTAGATTCAATCGGGCAGCATATTTCCGAACTCCCTAGTGTACAGAATGTGATTATAGCCTCGGGACGCTATGACCTTATCGTCGAGGTTCTTGTTGATTCGAACAAGGGGATTATCAAGTTTCTGGAAGACGAGCTTGCCAGGATAAAAGGTGTCGGAAAAACCGAGACATTCCTGATTCTGAAAAGCTTCAACAAGTGGATTATCCCGGTTTAAAACAGATAAATACTGCATGGAAAGGTGCATTCATGAATAAGGAATTTATCGGAATCCGCTGGCATGGCAGAGGCGGGCAGGGAGCTATCACTGCGGCAAAGATCGTTGCCGGAGCCGCCTTTGCTTCAGGTTATTCGGGCGTCGTAATGGCTCCCACATTCGGTACCGAGCGCAGAGGCGCCCCTGTACTTACATCTCTTAAAATATCCAGGGAAAAGATTTATGACCTGTCTCCCATCGAGACACCTGATATAGTGGTCGTTCTTGACCATCTCCTGCTTAACGAGGCGGATGTGACGAGCGGCCTCAAAGAAGGAGGAATAATCGTTCTGAACACTCCAAAGCACCTGGATGCATACTCATTCAAGGGCTTCAAGCTTGCGGTTGCGGACATCACG
This genomic window from Desulfomonilia bacterium contains:
- a CDS encoding Lrp/AsnC family transcriptional regulator, which codes for MKEKFDETDWKIIGLLAADGRTTAKTMSKNLGLAEATIRNRLTKLARSNQVRVAGLINPDSFEDKVVALIALEVKEVANLDSIGQHISELPSVQNVIIASGRYDLIVEVLVDSNKGIIKFLEDELARIKGVGKTETFLILKSFNKWIIPV
- a CDS encoding 2-oxoacid:acceptor oxidoreductase family protein, whose protein sequence is MNKEFIGIRWHGRGGQGAITAAKIVAGAAFASGYSGVVMAPTFGTERRGAPVLTSLKISREKIYDLSPIETPDIVVVLDHLLLNEADVTSGLKEGGIIVLNTPKHLDAYSFKGFKLAVADITAISVEAGLPHGMVNTGIIGSLEKATSLLGLDILIKGIEEEFSTRKPQKNSLAAKLAYERTVVGG